The genomic stretch TGCCGGCAGTTCCCCGTCGAGCCGCTCGCGCCAGTGGTCCAGGCCGCGTCCGGCTGCGGGGTCGCCGCGCTGCCAGGCGGCGTAGTCGCCGAAGTCGGGGCCGGGAGCGGGCTCCTCGACGGCCGGACCGCCGGTCTCGGCGGCGTACTGGGCGGCGAGCCCCTCCAGGAAGGTGCCGAACGCCCAGGCGTCGACGACGATGTGGTGGGCGACGAAGAGCAGCAGGTGCCGGTCCTCGCCCAGCCGGTACAGGCACGTGCGCATCAGCGGCGGCCGGGCCAGGTCCAAGGGCAGCGCGGCGGCCTGCCGGACGAGTTCCGCCAGCCTCTCCTCCCGCTCCTCCGCCGGCAGGTGCGTGAGATCGGTCCGCTCGACGGTGTGCTGGACGCGGTCCGCGAAGTGCTGCCACGGACGGCCGTCGGCGTCGGCGACGATCGCGCAGCGCATGGCCTCGTGGCGGGGGGCGAGAGCCGCCAGAGCGCGTTCCAGCGCGTCCGCGTCCACCGGGCCGGCG from Actinacidiphila yeochonensis CN732 encodes the following:
- a CDS encoding condensation domain-containing protein; its protein translation is MSAAALPSRSERGRAPLSFAQRSIWRAEEVVPGSALHNETAAFRLAGPVDADALERALAALAPRHEAMRCAIVADADGRPWQHFADRVQHTVERTDLTHLPAEEREERLAELVRQAAALPLDLARPPLMRTCLYRLGEDRHLLLFVAHHIVVDAWAFGTFLEGLAAQYAAETGGPAVEEPAPGPDFGDYAAWQRGDPAAGRGLDHWRERLDGELPALHLPADGHGGPRSADGIAGRSTTSSSPPTSSPGSARWPAPGSPPCPPRC